The following are from one region of the Papaver somniferum cultivar HN1 unplaced genomic scaffold, ASM357369v1 unplaced-scaffold_132, whole genome shotgun sequence genome:
- the LOC113332912 gene encoding uncharacterized protein LOC113332912, with protein MVKFTDDSTAWDLNFVRNLKEEEERMVAEMLGQIHNPNLANNGDDFLSWNPGNSFSVKSGYVAIEVDGYIRFPHKSLWNPRIPQKVIFFTWNLCYNAAPTLDTLHNSIVLNGCIMCKKAVESNQHLFLHCDETRKLWNFFFTSLGFQRRYKSNHVGME; from the coding sequence ATGGTAAAATTTACAGATGACAGTACTGCTTGGGATCTCAATTTTGTCAGAAATCTGAAAGAAGAGGAAGAGCGGATGGTAGCTGAAATGCTGGGTCAAATACATAATCCAAATCTAGCAAACAATGGAGATGATTTCCTCTCTTGGAATCCTGGTAATTCTTTCTCTGTTAAATCCGGTTATGTTGCAATTGAAGTAGatggttacataagatttcctcacAAAAGTTTGTGGAATCCTAGAATTCCACAAAAAGTGATCTTTTTCACCTGGAATCTTTGTTACAATGCTGCTCCTACACTAGATACTCTTCATAATTCAATTGTTCTTAATGGGTGCATAATGTGTAAAAAAGCTGTTGAATCCAATCAACACCTGTTTTTGCATTGTGATGAAACAAGAAAACTCTGGAATTTTTTCTTCACTAGTTTGGGTTTTCAGAGAAGATATAAGAGCAACCATGTGGGAATGGAATAA
- the LOC113333294 gene encoding uncharacterized protein LOC113333294 isoform X3 produces MSAKNPFQNFRNIFVILTRYRSSVNSPITYNRPDVPISKHRCGSDDQNQGLQLLKPDDYAVHTAESLTKITRKVDMDRTVQQLTPSDTTSVYRSWTLWTRWILGAMLTLILPFWKAKWQKLLRLEEVVEHVAETVEKVAVVTEKLSMEMADKIPGDGELKKAVLFVERVSQEAEKDARLTEDILHKLDDLKEDVEKLIDPIFDGEKSKSTRSGKTY; encoded by the exons ATGTCAGCGAAAAATCCATTTCAAAACTTTCGGAACATTTTTGTTATCCTTACCCGGTATAGATCGAGTGTCAACTCCCCCATCACATACAACCGTCCAGACGTACCTATATCAAAACACAGGTGTGGGTCTGATGATCAAAATCAAGGACTGCAGTTGCTTAAACCTGATGATTATGCAGTGCATACAGCTGAATCACTCACAAAGAT CACCAGAAAGGTTGACATGGACCGGACCGTTCAACAACTGACACCTTCGGATACTACATCTGTGTATCGGTCATGGACCCTGTG GACAAGATGGATTTTGGGAGCTATGTTAACTCTAATTCTACCCTTTTGGAAGGCAAAGTGGCAGAAGTTGCTAAGATTAGAAG AAGTAGTAGAACATGTAGCAGAAACTGTAGAGAAAGTTGCTGTTGTGACGGAGAAATTGTCAATGGAGATGGCCGATAAAATTCCAGGTGACGGGGAACTCAAGAAAGCAGTATTGTTTGTAGAACGAGTATCACAGGAGGCTGAAAAAGATGCTCGATTAACAGAAGACATCCTTCACAAG CTTGATGATTTGAAGGAAGATGTAGAAAAGCTTATTGATCCAATATTTGACGGGGAGAAATCTAAAAGTACGAGAAGTGGGAAAACTTACTGA
- the LOC113333294 gene encoding uncharacterized protein LOC113333294 isoform X2 has translation MSAKNPFQNFRNIFVILTRYRSSVNSPITYNRPDVPISKHRCGSDDQNQGLQLLKPDDYAVHTAESLTKIKVDMDRTVQQLTPSDTTSVYRSWTLWTRWILGAMLTLILPFWKAKWQKLLRLEAEVEMAVEVVEHVAETVEKVAVVTEKLSMEMADKIPGDGELKKAVLFVERVSQEAEKDARLTEDILHKLDDLKEDVEKLIDPIFDGEKSKSTRSGKTY, from the exons ATGTCAGCGAAAAATCCATTTCAAAACTTTCGGAACATTTTTGTTATCCTTACCCGGTATAGATCGAGTGTCAACTCCCCCATCACATACAACCGTCCAGACGTACCTATATCAAAACACAGGTGTGGGTCTGATGATCAAAATCAAGGACTGCAGTTGCTTAAACCTGATGATTATGCAGTGCATACAGCTGAATCACTCACAAAGAT AAAGGTTGACATGGACCGGACCGTTCAACAACTGACACCTTCGGATACTACATCTGTGTATCGGTCATGGACCCTGTG GACAAGATGGATTTTGGGAGCTATGTTAACTCTAATTCTACCCTTTTGGAAGGCAAAGTGGCAGAAGTTGCTAAGATTAGAAG CTGAAGTGGAAATGGCTGTAGAAGTAGTAGAACATGTAGCAGAAACTGTAGAGAAAGTTGCTGTTGTGACGGAGAAATTGTCAATGGAGATGGCCGATAAAATTCCAGGTGACGGGGAACTCAAGAAAGCAGTATTGTTTGTAGAACGAGTATCACAGGAGGCTGAAAAAGATGCTCGATTAACAGAAGACATCCTTCACAAG CTTGATGATTTGAAGGAAGATGTAGAAAAGCTTATTGATCCAATATTTGACGGGGAGAAATCTAAAAGTACGAGAAGTGGGAAAACTTACTGA
- the LOC113333294 gene encoding uncharacterized protein LOC113333294 isoform X1, with the protein MSAKNPFQNFRNIFVILTRYRSSVNSPITYNRPDVPISKHRCGSDDQNQGLQLLKPDDYAVHTAESLTKITRKVDMDRTVQQLTPSDTTSVYRSWTLWTRWILGAMLTLILPFWKAKWQKLLRLEAEVEMAVEVVEHVAETVEKVAVVTEKLSMEMADKIPGDGELKKAVLFVERVSQEAEKDARLTEDILHKLDDLKEDVEKLIDPIFDGEKSKSTRSGKTY; encoded by the exons ATGTCAGCGAAAAATCCATTTCAAAACTTTCGGAACATTTTTGTTATCCTTACCCGGTATAGATCGAGTGTCAACTCCCCCATCACATACAACCGTCCAGACGTACCTATATCAAAACACAGGTGTGGGTCTGATGATCAAAATCAAGGACTGCAGTTGCTTAAACCTGATGATTATGCAGTGCATACAGCTGAATCACTCACAAAGAT CACCAGAAAGGTTGACATGGACCGGACCGTTCAACAACTGACACCTTCGGATACTACATCTGTGTATCGGTCATGGACCCTGTG GACAAGATGGATTTTGGGAGCTATGTTAACTCTAATTCTACCCTTTTGGAAGGCAAAGTGGCAGAAGTTGCTAAGATTAGAAG CTGAAGTGGAAATGGCTGTAGAAGTAGTAGAACATGTAGCAGAAACTGTAGAGAAAGTTGCTGTTGTGACGGAGAAATTGTCAATGGAGATGGCCGATAAAATTCCAGGTGACGGGGAACTCAAGAAAGCAGTATTGTTTGTAGAACGAGTATCACAGGAGGCTGAAAAAGATGCTCGATTAACAGAAGACATCCTTCACAAG CTTGATGATTTGAAGGAAGATGTAGAAAAGCTTATTGATCCAATATTTGACGGGGAGAAATCTAAAAGTACGAGAAGTGGGAAAACTTACTGA